The window AGGCCGTGATCGTCGAACTCCTGACTGCACCAGCCGCGGGCAAAAAAGCCGCGGTCGTCGGCTCGCTTTTCAAGCTCTACCGTACAGGCGCCCGCAATTTCGGTGGTCTTGAAAATCATCGAATCCTCCAAGACCAGCGTCACCCGGCCGGGTAAAGCACCCGCGAGCCATGGACCTCGTACCCTAGCGACACCAGGGGAAGATCCGAGAGCGCCTGACGCACCCGCTCGCGCTTCTCCGGCTTCACGATGAACATGAGGAAGCCGCCACCGCCAGCACCGCAGAGTTTGCCACCTTCGGCGCCTGCCTCGAGGGCCCGCGTGTAATAGCGATCGATCTCGGAGGTAGTGATCTTGGAAGCAAGACCTCTTTTCAGTGTCCAGCCGCGGTGAAGAGCCTCGCCCACCTGCTCGAGCCCGATCTGTTGACCGGAGCAGAGCGAGCGAAACTCAAAGGCGTCGTTGCGCATGTGTCGCAGAACGTCCAGGTTTCTCGACGTGTTGCTCCTCTGCTCGGTGAGTACCGAGGCGGCAGGGCGCTGATGACCGGTCCAGAACATCATGATGTTGCTGAACAGGTAGGCAACAGAGCCGCTTCGGGCGGGCTGCGGTTCGACCGTCACGCGGCCGCCGCGCCCGAAGCGGAGCAGATTCAGGCCGCCGAACGCTGCGGCGTATTGGTCCTGCTTGCCGATCGGCTCTTTGAGAACTTCCATCTCAATATAGCAGGCCTCCTCAGCCAGTTGGCCGGCGGTGACGCGCTCGCCACGGAAGGCATGGAGCGCGTGGAGCAATCCCACTGCAAAGGCGCTCGATCCGCCCATGCCGGTGGAGGCCGGCATGTCGGCGACGGTGCTGATGAAAATCGGAGGCTCGATGTCGAGAAACTTGAGGCACTCACGAGCAATGTTGTTGTCGATCTCCTCGATCGTATTGACCTGCTCGGTGCGTGAGTAGTTGAGCCGGATCGGCTCGTTGAAGAGGTGGCTGTGACGCTTCACGGTGACGTAGACGTATTTATCAACGGCCGCGCTCAGCACGGCGCCTTCCTCGACCTCGTAGAATTCCGGTAAATCCGTGCCGCCTCCTGCAAAGCTGACGCGGAGCGGGGTCCGTGTCATGACGATATCGGTCGGACGCCAGCTGGCGTGAGAGGGTCGGAGCCGCTCCGTGTCAGGGACGACGGATGCATGCTCGAGTTCCCGCGTCGATAGAGTTTCCACTGCGCTCGGCCTCCCAGCCTGTCGAGCCTCAGGCCCGATTTCGACTCACGTTGGCTGTGATCTCGGTCCACCTCAGCGAATCGTCGATCGATCCGCTGTCGAGCAGATGCCGCAACCAGCTCAGACGCGTAAAACGCTTGTCTCTGAATGCGTCATGCTTCAGGCCGATACGTTGGAACGCGGTATAGAGCTCCCTCGCTCCGTCTGTGGCCGTCCATCGGAAGCTGAATTCCGGAAAGGTTCGCTTGAACTTGGCAAAATCCGCCTTGTAGGTGCGCTGATCGGCTCCGGGCTGCGGTACGCTCGCGAGTTCGCAACCGGGAACGCTTTGCGCCGCAATCTGCCCGAGCTCGCGGATCTGGTGGTTGAGTTTGTCGGCACCGACGTTGAAGGCCTGGTTGTGGACAGTCTCCAGCGGCGCCTCGAGCACCGCCTGAAACGCGCGCGCAACGTCCTGGACATGGACGACCGGCCGCCACGGAGTGCCGTCGCTCTGGATCACAATGCGGCCAGTCGTGAAGGCGTTGCCCATGAAATCGTTGAGGACCGTGTCGAACCGCATCCGCGGCGATAGGCCGTAGACGGTCCCGTTGCGGCAAAACGTCGGAGAGAAACGATCGTCGGCGAGGGCGCGCAGCGCCGTCTCCGCTTCGACCTTGGAGCGAGCGTATTCGGTGCGCGGCGCGAGCGGCGCATTCTCGTCTACGACTGTCGCTTCGGACGTCCCGTACATGATGCAAGAGGATGAAAAAATGAAGCGCGTGACGCCCGCCTGTTTCGCCAGCTTCGCGAGCCGGATCGTTCCCTGCGAGTTGATCTCCCGCGTCCAGGCTTCGTTCAAATTGCCGATCGGATCGTTGCTGAGTGCCGCCAGATGAATCACTGCGTCGAAACCGGCGAGCTCGTTGGCGGTAACTTCGCGTAGGTCCTGATGGATCGTCGGGACCTCGGCGAGGTCGGGGACGAGTGTGCAGGCAGAGAAATATCCGGTGTCGAGACCGACCACGTCGAAGCCCTGGCGCTGGAGCCAGGGCGCCATGACCGATCCGATATAGCCATTGTTGCCGGTGATCAGGATCCGCTTGTTGTTAGGCATATTCCGGGGTTCCGTTCAGCATTTGCCGGGTGAGGTCGAGGAGCGAATAGTCATCGGTCACGCGCTGGAAGGGACAGTCGGCCGCCGCCGCTGCCGCAGCGTCGCGCTCATCGTCGCCAACGAATAGCGTGCGCGTGAGGTCGAGGTGGAAGTCACGTTGCGCCTGGTAAAGGAGACCGGGTTTCGGCTTGCGGCACTCGCAGCCGTCTTCCCAACCGTGCGGACAGTAATATATCGCGCCGATCGAGCCTCCCGCCTGCGAGACTTCCCGCTTCATGCGGTCGTGTACGGCGTCGAGGTCGGCCTCGCTCATGACGCCACGGCCAATGCCGGGTTGGTTCGAGGCGATGATTGTGCGGTAGCCCCGGTCGTGCAGCAGCCGGAGTGCTTCGAGAGAGCCCGGGCA of the Bradyrhizobium quebecense genome contains:
- a CDS encoding GHMP kinase, coding for MTRTPLRVSFAGGGTDLPEFYEVEEGAVLSAAVDKYVYVTVKRHSHLFNEPIRLNYSRTEQVNTIEEIDNNIARECLKFLDIEPPIFISTVADMPASTGMGGSSAFAVGLLHALHAFRGERVTAGQLAEEACYIEMEVLKEPIGKQDQYAAAFGGLNLLRFGRGGRVTVEPQPARSGSVAYLFSNIMMFWTGHQRPAASVLTEQRSNTSRNLDVLRHMRNDAFEFRSLCSGQQIGLEQVGEALHRGWTLKRGLASKITTSEIDRYYTRALEAGAEGGKLCGAGGGGFLMFIVKPEKRERVRQALSDLPLVSLGYEVHGSRVLYPAG
- a CDS encoding NAD-dependent epimerase/dehydratase family protein produces the protein MPNNKRILITGNNGYIGSVMAPWLQRQGFDVVGLDTGYFSACTLVPDLAEVPTIHQDLREVTANELAGFDAVIHLAALSNDPIGNLNEAWTREINSQGTIRLAKLAKQAGVTRFIFSSSCIMYGTSEATVVDENAPLAPRTEYARSKVEAETALRALADDRFSPTFCRNGTVYGLSPRMRFDTVLNDFMGNAFTTGRIVIQSDGTPWRPVVHVQDVARAFQAVLEAPLETVHNQAFNVGADKLNHQIRELGQIAAQSVPGCELASVPQPGADQRTYKADFAKFKRTFPEFSFRWTATDGARELYTAFQRIGLKHDAFRDKRFTRLSWLRHLLDSGSIDDSLRWTEITANVSRNRA